Proteins co-encoded in one Phalacrocorax carbo chromosome 5, bPhaCar2.1, whole genome shotgun sequence genomic window:
- the NUP35 gene encoding nucleoporin NUP35, which produces MATFAMEPPPAGAEPMTLGSPTSPKPGTSAQFLPGFLMGDLPAPVTPQPRALSGPSVGVMEMRSPLLAGGSPPQPVVPTHKDKGGAPPVRSIYDELSSPGLGSTPLTSRRPASFSLTQSPLVGTMTSTPGTASAVFSPASIGQPRKTTLSPAQLDPFYTQGDSLTSEDQLDDTWVTVFGFPQASASYILLQFAQYGNILKHVMSNTGNWMHIRYQSKLQARKALSKDGRIFGESIMIGVKPCIDKSVMENFERSSTPSMSSVFTPPTKSVGTPVQPANNTTRISTMRPLATAYKASTSDYQVVSDRQTPRKDESIVSKAMEYVFGW; this is translated from the exons ATGGCCACCTTCGCCATGGAGCCGCCGCCCGCAG GAGCTGAGCCAATGACTCTGGGCTCCCCGACATCTCCAAAACCAGGAACTAGCGCTCAGTTTCTTCCTGGATTCTTGATGGGCGATTTACCTGCGCCAGTGACTCCACAACCTCGTGCTTTAAGTGGCCCTTCGGTTGGTGTAATGGAAATGAGGTCTCCGCTTCTTGCAG GAGGATCTCCCCCACAACCGGTAGTCCCTACGCATAAAGATAAAGGCGGTGCTCCACCAGTTAGAAGCATATATGATGAATTATCTAGTCCTGGACTTGGATCAACGCCTCTAACTTCAAGAAGACCA GCCAGCTTTTCTCTAACACAGAGCCCATTGGTTGGAACTATGACATCAACTCCTGGAACAG CTTCTGCTGTGTTCAGTCCTGCAAGTATTGGGCAGCCTAGGAAGACCACTCTATCCCCTGCTCAGCTAGATCCTTTTTATACTCAGGGTGATTCCCTGACTTCAGAAGATCAACTTGATGACACATGGGTAACTGTATTTGG atttCCTCAAGCATCAGCTTCATATATTCTTCTACAGTTTGCTCAGTATGGAAACATATTAAAGCATGTG ATGTCCAACACAGGAAACTGGATGCATATTCGATACCAGTCTAAGCTTCAAGCCCGGAAAGCCTTAAGCAAAGACGGAAGAATTTTTGGTGAATCTATCATGATTGGTGTCAAGCCATGTATAGATAAA AGTGTGATGGAAAACTTTGAAAGAAGCTCTACACCCTCAATGTCTTCAGTTTTCACTCCACCTACAAAATCTGTTGGCACACCGGTACAACCTGCAAATAATACTACAAGGATTTCTACAATGAGACCTCTTGCAACAGCGTATAAAGCTTCCACTAGTGACTACCAG GTGGTTTCTGACAGACAAACTCCTAGGAAAGATGAAAGTATTGTATCTAAAGCAATGGAATATGTGTTCGGCTGGTAA
- the DUSP19 gene encoding dual specificity protein phosphatase 19, giving the protein MHSLAQEIRSFSRANLRKQRTRVTTLSGRRIIETWRGACLQVEEEEGAAAAPGGGYVQDLSADLQVGVVKPWLLLGSQDAAHDLETMKKYKVTHVLNVAYGVQNAFLNDFIYKTISILDLPETDITSYFPECFEFIEKAKIQDGVVLVHCNAGVSRAAAVVIGFLMYSERLNFATAFSMVKNARPAACPNPGFMEQLHKYQEQNIKANGSINDHD; this is encoded by the exons ATGCACTCCCTCGCCCAGGAGATCCGCAGCTTCTCCCGGGCCAACCTGCGGAAGCAGCGCACCCGCGTAACGACGCTGAGCGGCAGGAGGATCATCGAGACGTGGCGCGGCGCCTGCCtgcaggtggaggaggaggagggggcggcggcggcgcccggcggCGGCTACGTGCAGGACCTCAGCGCCGACCTCCAGGTCGGCGTCGTGAAGCCCTGGTTGCTGCTGG GGTCGCAGGATGCTGCTCACGACTTGGAGACGATGAAAAAGTATAAG GTTACTCATGTTCTAAATGTGGCCTACGGAGTTCAAAACGCCTTCCTCAATGACTTTATATACAAGACCATTTCTATTCTGGACCTCCCAGAAACTGATATTACCTCCTATTTCCCAGAATGTTTTGAGTTTATTGAGAAAGCCAAGATCCAG GATGGTGTAGTTCTGGTCCACTGTAATGCAGGAGTCTCCCGTGCAGCGGCAGTAGTCATCGGTTTTCTAATGTATTCAGAAAGACTGAATTTTGCTACAGCCTTTTCCATGGTGAAAAATGCAAGGCCTGCAGCTTGTCCAAATCCTGGCTTCATGGAACAGCTTCACAAGTACCAAGAACAGAATATAAAGGCAAATGGAAGCATAAATGATCATGACTGA